The Falco peregrinus isolate bFalPer1 chromosome 1, bFalPer1.pri, whole genome shotgun sequence genome has a window encoding:
- the COMTD1 gene encoding catechol O-methyltransferase domain-containing protein 1 isoform X2 gives MPLFSVPKEVAVGTAMLGVAFATGMLAGFGTPKSSKSIIGKSSPLWQYILDHSLREHPILKKLRLLTADHPWSKMMVSCDQAQLMANLVKLIKAKKVIEIGVFTGYNTLNMALVLPDNGRVIACDINEDYVKIGKPLWKEAGVEHKIDLRIKPAIQTLDELLASGEAESFDFAFIDADKESCNEYYEKCLRLIKKGGIIAIDNVLWGGKVLKPRKDDLATQSIHHLNEKLLRDARVNISMLPMGDGVTLAFKL, from the exons ATGCCGCTTTTCAGCGTGCCCAAAGAAGTGGCCGTCGGCACGGCCATGCTGGGGGTCGCCTTCGCCACGGGGATGCTCGCAG GTTTTGGGACACCCAAATCATCTAAGAGTATTATTGGGAAAAGCAGTCCACTCTGGCAATACATACTGGATCACTCTTTGCGGGAACATCCAATTTTAAAGAAGCTACGACTG ctCACTGCTGATCATCCCTGGAGTAAAATGATGGTGTCCTGTGACCAGGCTCAGCTTATGGCAAATTTGGTCAAACTCATTAAAGCCAAGAAAGTTATTGAAATAG GTGTTTTCACCGGTTATAATACCTTGAATATGGCACTTGTCCTGCCAGATAATGGCAGAGTTATTGCTTGTGATATAAATGAGGACTATGTCAAAATTGGAAAGCCGCTGTGGAAGGAG GCAGGAGTAGAGCATAAAATTGACCTGCGAATTAAGCCAGCAATTCAAACACTTG ATGAGCTGCTGGCCAgtggagaagcagaaagctttGACTTTGCTTTCATTGATGCGGATAAAGAAAGCTGCAATGAATACTACGAAAAATGTTTGCGCCTCATAAAGAAAGGAGGAATAATAGCTATTGATAAT GTCCTTTGGGGTGGAAAGGTGCTAAAACCAAGAAAGGATGACTTGGCAACCCAGAGCATCCACCACCTCAATGAGAAACTTCTCAGAGATGCACGAGTCAATATCAGCATGCTCCCAATGGGGGATGGAGTCACATTAGCATTCAAGTTGTAA
- the COMTD1 gene encoding catechol O-methyltransferase domain-containing protein 1 isoform X1: MPLFSVPKEVAVGTAMLGVAFATGMLAGKKYPSLGFGTPKSSKSIIGKSSPLWQYILDHSLREHPILKKLRLLTADHPWSKMMVSCDQAQLMANLVKLIKAKKVIEIGVFTGYNTLNMALVLPDNGRVIACDINEDYVKIGKPLWKEAGVEHKIDLRIKPAIQTLDELLASGEAESFDFAFIDADKESCNEYYEKCLRLIKKGGIIAIDNVLWGGKVLKPRKDDLATQSIHHLNEKLLRDARVNISMLPMGDGVTLAFKL, from the exons ATGCCGCTTTTCAGCGTGCCCAAAGAAGTGGCCGTCGGCACGGCCATGCTGGGGGTCGCCTTCGCCACGGGGATGCTCGCAG GTAAAAAGTACCCTTCTTTAGGTTTTGGGACACCCAAATCATCTAAGAGTATTATTGGGAAAAGCAGTCCACTCTGGCAATACATACTGGATCACTCTTTGCGGGAACATCCAATTTTAAAGAAGCTACGACTG ctCACTGCTGATCATCCCTGGAGTAAAATGATGGTGTCCTGTGACCAGGCTCAGCTTATGGCAAATTTGGTCAAACTCATTAAAGCCAAGAAAGTTATTGAAATAG GTGTTTTCACCGGTTATAATACCTTGAATATGGCACTTGTCCTGCCAGATAATGGCAGAGTTATTGCTTGTGATATAAATGAGGACTATGTCAAAATTGGAAAGCCGCTGTGGAAGGAG GCAGGAGTAGAGCATAAAATTGACCTGCGAATTAAGCCAGCAATTCAAACACTTG ATGAGCTGCTGGCCAgtggagaagcagaaagctttGACTTTGCTTTCATTGATGCGGATAAAGAAAGCTGCAATGAATACTACGAAAAATGTTTGCGCCTCATAAAGAAAGGAGGAATAATAGCTATTGATAAT GTCCTTTGGGGTGGAAAGGTGCTAAAACCAAGAAAGGATGACTTGGCAACCCAGAGCATCCACCACCTCAATGAGAAACTTCTCAGAGATGCACGAGTCAATATCAGCATGCTCCCAATGGGGGATGGAGTCACATTAGCATTCAAGTTGTAA